The region TTTTTTACGATTATTTAACTTACAGACAATATTTTGAAGAGCTTGATGGAAGTGTTACTGCAAGCATTACATATATGAATTTTGGAGAATTTGTCAGAACTGGTGAAGTTGATCCTACACCGATTGGCACATTTAGATCTTTTGATGCAGCATTGACTCTTGGATATGCTACTAAACTCTCTCCTGATTGGGGAATTGGTATTAATGCAAGATTAATCCATAGCAGACTTTCTGATAAGCCAACCGCAGAAGAAAAGGGCAAGGGTGTTGCAACATCTGTTAGTTTTGATATAGCTGCAATGTGGCGCCCTGCAGAACTTTTTATTCCTTTTACTGATGAGGATATTGGTGGCAAATTGAGTATTGGATTAAATCTAAGTAACCTTGGTCCGAAAATTTATTACATTGATAAAGCACAAGCTGATCCGATACCAACTAATTTCAGGTTAGGATTTGCCTATCAGATTATTTCAGATGAATTTAACAGTTTGATCTATACCCTGGATTTTAGCAAACTGCTAGTGAGAAGAATTACAAAACAGGTACCTATTGAAGGAACTGATTCTACTACTACTGTTTCAACTTCTGATGAATGGTATAAAGCAATATTTACTTCCTGGGCTGATAAACCAATCAGTGAAGAGCTGAGAGATATTGTTACATCAATGGGACTTGAATACTGGTATGGTGAACCCGGTGATTTTCTGTTTGCTCTTCGAACTGGATTTTTCTATGAAGATCCATCATACGGCAACAGAAAGTTTTTAACCTTTGGTGCCGGGATCAGATACGATATTTATGGATTTGATTTTAGTTACATAACTACTTCAGTCTTTAAGAATGGTGAAAATCATCCATTGTCGGATACTTTGAGATTTACTGTCTTAATTGGATGGGGTGCTGTTCCTGAATCAACAAGAGGTTTACCAAGGGGAATCTAAAATCTTATGTTAAAAAAAGTTCTAACCCTGATAATTTCAGTTTTTACTTTGGGCAGTTTATCTGCCCAAAGTTTTATTGGAAGTCTTAATCCACATCCTGTTCAAAAAAAAGTTATTGATGCTGTTGATACTGTTAAGATATTGGCAGTAATGGTAAATTTTCAGGAAGATAAAGATGGAACAACTTTTGGAAATGGAAAATTTGGCTCTATCTATTCTCAGAATTATGGCTCAAATATCCTTGATCCTTTACCACACGATAAAGATTATTTTGAATCGCATCTGACTTTTGTTAAGAACTATTTTCAAAAAGTTTCCAACGGAAAAGTTCTAATACAGTTTACTATACTGCCTGATACTTTTTCAGTCTCAAAAACTATGCGTAATTATGCACCTGCTCCTGGTTCGAATGACTTAACACCAATTGGAAATTTTGCACAGGAAGTCTGGAATAAAACTGATCAGTTAAATCCAACTTTCAATTTTTCAGATTTTGATTTGTTTCTAATATTTCATGCTGGAGTTGGACGAGATATTTCATTACCCGGCAGTCTTGGCAACGAAAGAGATTTGCCTTCAGTTTATTTGAGTGAAACTACTTTAAAAAATATTTATGGAAACAGTTTTACCGGTTTTCCTGTTCTGAATGGATCGTTCGCTATTACAAATAGTATGATCATTCCTGAAACTGAAAGCAGGGAACTTGAAACACTAACCGGAAAATTTTTATTTGAAATAAGTATTAACGGACTTCTTGTTGCAAGTGTTGCAAGTCATCTTGGATTACCAGACCTTTTTGATACTGAAACAGGCTATAGCGCAATTGGCAGATTTGGATTGATGGATGGACAGTCAATTTTTGCTTACAATGGGTGTTTTCCGCCTGAGCCATCAGCCTGGGAAAAAATATATTTGGGCTGGGCAGAAGCAGAAGTAATAAATCCCGGAGATCATTTTATAACTTTAGCAGCTAAACTAGCTTCTTCAGTTTCGGATACTGTTATTCTTAAAGTGCCGCTTAATTCGTCTGAGTATTTTTTAATTGAAAACAGACAAAGAGATGTTAATAATGACGGGGCAAATCTTGTTTATAAATCAAATGGTAATATTATAAACAGAAAATTTACTAAGGATACAACAGGATTTTACAGCTATGATACTGATTCTTTAGCAGGAGTTGTGCTTGATGTAGATGAATTTGATTGGGCTTTACCGGGTAACGGAATTGTTATCTGGCACATTGATGATAATGTTATAAATGAAAAGTTAACTGAAAATAAAATCAATACAAATAAAAACAGACGCGGTGTTGACGTTGAAGAAGCAGATGGCATTCAGGATATTGGAGAAAAATTTGTAACGATTTTTGGTGATCAGGTCATTGGTGAAGGAACTTATGAAGATTTTTGGTATGCAGGTAATAAAGCGTTACTGTATAAAAATGTTTTTTCAAAGACTACCCGACCTGACAGCAGAACTAATACTGGTGCAAACAGTTTAATTACTATTAAAAATTTTTCTGCTGTTTCAAATAAAATGTCCTTCAAGGTTGAGTATGGTGACTCAATAATTAAACCATTGTTTTCATTTGGTATAACAGGTTTACAAGATATTACAAGCTTAACGGGTTTTGGGATTGATAATAAATTCTTTGCAGTCAATTCGAATACTTCTTTGCAAGTTTTTAACAATGATTCTCTTTTATTTACTGCCTTTAACTTTTCCGACTTTAAACCTGCATCATTCAATATCGGGAATACAAGTTATTTGGTTGGCATTAAACAAATTGATACTGTGCAGCAGTATCCATCAAGAATTAATATCATCGGCTTTGATGGAAACCAATTCAATTCATACTCAGTTGATGCTGGTTATTTTTTAACAACTACACCGGTTGTAAGAAAAACAATTACTGAATCTTATCAGGTTTTAGCCGGTACCAACAACGGAAAAATTTTAATATTTAATTTTAATGACCTGTTAAGCGGAAGTGCTGCTGCAACTGAACAACCAATTGAAGACGGCACAGAAATAACACAAATAGCATCTGTTGATTTTAAAATATTTGCTATCGGAAGTAAAAATGGAGCTGATTCAAATTATGATTTTATTTATTCCGATGGGAAGTTAATTAAGTTTGATGATGAAAAACTTTTTAAGCTTGCTGTTGCAAAAGATAATAAAGGAAATGATTTGGCGATTGTAACTTCAGAAAAGAGCGGTAATTATTTTGCTAATGTTCTATTGTCTGAACAGATTATCAATAAATTTGAATTACCTTCATTACAATCAGCAGTTAACTATTCTCTCGCTGATATTAAAAATGACAGGAATATCTATCTTGTTACTGCATCAGATACAAAACTATATGCTTATTCATTAAATGGCTCAATGGCGGATAACTTTCCATTTATCTCAAAATCATCTGAGACTTTTGAAGGGATAGCTCTTGCAGCAGATATTGAAGGAGATAGCAAATCTGAAATTATCTTTTATACAGATACAGGCAAACTTTATTCAATTGATGGAGGAACGGGAAAAATTGTAAACAGTTTCCCGATTTCATTCGGATATGAATTAAGTACTTCTCCAATTTTATTTTTAGCTGACAATAAAATAAATATTGCCGGAGTTGATACTACTCAATCTTTTAAAGGATGGTCAATTTCAGGCACAGAAGGAAGATTAGATTGGACTGACCAATTTGCCAATCAAATGAATCAATCATTTATAACCAATGCACTTGCAAATAATTCTGTAAATGAATTTTTTCCAGAGCGTAAAGCATATAATTATCCTAATCCTGTTTACGGAAATCAGACTGCAATAAGATATTATGTTAGTGAAGATTCCAAAATAAATATTAAAATATTTGACCTGGCAGGAGATTATGTTGCTGAGATAAATGATAATGCTCAGGGAGGGATGGATAATGAAACTTTGTGGAGTGTAAATGATATTCAAAGCGGTGTTTATCTTGCCAGAATTGAAGCTGCAGGTTCAAGCGGTAAAACAGAATCAGTTGTAATTAAAATAGCTGTGGTAAAGTAATTTCTTTTTCCAACTAAATAATATCTTTATGAAACTCTTATTCTCATCTTTAATTATTGTTTTAAACATAAATATTTTTGCACAGTTCACTGAGTTTCATCCCGAGCTTGATTGGTACACAATTAAAGGTAAATATGTCGAAGTTCACTTCCATGATGGCGCTGAAAGAACTGCACAGGTAGTACTTAAAATTGCTGATGAAGTATGGGAGCCTATTTGTTCATTATACGGATATCAGCCGGATAAAGTGCATTATATTATTAAAGATATTGATGATTATTCTAACGGTGCTACCTATTTTTTTGATAACAAAATTGAGATATGGACAAGTGCACTTGATTTTGACCTACGCGGTACACACAACTGGTTAAGAAATGTTATATCACACGAATTTACTCACATGGTTCAGATACAATCAGCAATGAAAACTACCAGAAGTATTCCTGCTGTTTTTTTGCAGGTGTTATCGTACGAAGACAAAAGACGTCCGGATATTCTTTATGGTTTCCCTAATTTTGTCTTATCATATCCGTTGGCTACTGTAAATGTACCCGCCTGGTTTGCTGAAGGTACAGCACAGTATATGCGGACTGAATTTAATTATGATAATTGGGATTCACATCGTGATATGATTTTAAGGTCTTATGCACTTGAAGGTAAAATGCTAACCTGGAATGAAATGGGCGTATTTGGTAAGACAAGTCTTGGTAATGAATCAGTTTACAATTCCGGTTTTGCATTAACCAGATATATAGCTCAAAAGTACGGAGAAGATAAGTTAGGTGATATTACAAAGTTACTTGGCAGCTTTGGTAATTTTACAATTGATGCTGCAATGAAAAAAATAATAGGTGTAGATGGTGATGAGCTATATGATGAATGGAGTAAATTCCTGAAAGAAGATTATCGCAGACGAAGTGAAAAGGTTTTATCTGATTTAATAACCGGTGAAGAAATTGGCAAAGAAGGATTTGGAAATTTTTATCCTGTTTTTTCAAATAACGGAAAGAAAATTTATTACATCTCAAACAAATCATCAGATTATTTTGCTCCGGCGGGAATTTATGAATATGATATACAGACTAAAGAAGAAAAAAATATTACAGTAAATGTAAGATCAACATTTTCTTTCATACCAAATCAAAATAAAATTCTTTATGCAAAGATAACCGATGACAATAAAAACTGGTACAATGTTCATGATCTTTTTATCTATGATCTTGACACTAAAAAAGAAAAAAGACTTACTTACAACTTAAGAGCTAATAATCCTGCAGTGTCAAATGATGGAAAATCAATTGTGTTTATTTATCAGAAAGACGGTACAACAAATCTTGGCTCTGTTAATATTGATGGCTCAAACTTTAAGCGGTTAACTTTTTATGAGAATGGAGAGCAGGTCTATAATCCAAAGTTCTCACCGGATGATTCGTTTATTATTTTTGATTATTCTTATGGTAATACAAGAGATATTGCTAAAGTAGCTGAGTCAGGCGGAAATGTTGAGTTCTTAATCGCTACAGATAAAGATGA is a window of Ignavibacterium sp. DNA encoding:
- a CDS encoding T9SS type A sorting domain-containing protein produces the protein MLKKVLTLIISVFTLGSLSAQSFIGSLNPHPVQKKVIDAVDTVKILAVMVNFQEDKDGTTFGNGKFGSIYSQNYGSNILDPLPHDKDYFESHLTFVKNYFQKVSNGKVLIQFTILPDTFSVSKTMRNYAPAPGSNDLTPIGNFAQEVWNKTDQLNPTFNFSDFDLFLIFHAGVGRDISLPGSLGNERDLPSVYLSETTLKNIYGNSFTGFPVLNGSFAITNSMIIPETESRELETLTGKFLFEISINGLLVASVASHLGLPDLFDTETGYSAIGRFGLMDGQSIFAYNGCFPPEPSAWEKIYLGWAEAEVINPGDHFITLAAKLASSVSDTVILKVPLNSSEYFLIENRQRDVNNDGANLVYKSNGNIINRKFTKDTTGFYSYDTDSLAGVVLDVDEFDWALPGNGIVIWHIDDNVINEKLTENKINTNKNRRGVDVEEADGIQDIGEKFVTIFGDQVIGEGTYEDFWYAGNKALLYKNVFSKTTRPDSRTNTGANSLITIKNFSAVSNKMSFKVEYGDSIIKPLFSFGITGLQDITSLTGFGIDNKFFAVNSNTSLQVFNNDSLLFTAFNFSDFKPASFNIGNTSYLVGIKQIDTVQQYPSRINIIGFDGNQFNSYSVDAGYFLTTTPVVRKTITESYQVLAGTNNGKILIFNFNDLLSGSAAATEQPIEDGTEITQIASVDFKIFAIGSKNGADSNYDFIYSDGKLIKFDDEKLFKLAVAKDNKGNDLAIVTSEKSGNYFANVLLSEQIINKFELPSLQSAVNYSLADIKNDRNIYLVTASDTKLYAYSLNGSMADNFPFISKSSETFEGIALAADIEGDSKSEIIFYTDTGKLYSIDGGTGKIVNSFPISFGYELSTSPILFLADNKINIAGVDTTQSFKGWSISGTEGRLDWTDQFANQMNQSFITNALANNSVNEFFPERKAYNYPNPVYGNQTAIRYYVSEDSKINIKIFDLAGDYVAEINDNAQGGMDNETLWSVNDIQSGVYLARIEAAGSSGKTESVVIKIAVVK
- the porV gene encoding type IX secretion system outer membrane channel protein PorV: MKIILRLTMISLLMLNFVKVSYAQGEAAVPFLLLAPDSRAGGIGESGGGLADNSSAIFWNPAGIAFLTGTEVSITHSNWLPQFKLDLFYDYLTYRQYFEELDGSVTASITYMNFGEFVRTGEVDPTPIGTFRSFDAALTLGYATKLSPDWGIGINARLIHSRLSDKPTAEEKGKGVATSVSFDIAAMWRPAELFIPFTDEDIGGKLSIGLNLSNLGPKIYYIDKAQADPIPTNFRLGFAYQIISDEFNSLIYTLDFSKLLVRRITKQVPIEGTDSTTTVSTSDEWYKAIFTSWADKPISEELRDIVTSMGLEYWYGEPGDFLFALRTGFFYEDPSYGNRKFLTFGAGIRYDIYGFDFSYITTSVFKNGENHPLSDTLRFTVLIGWGAVPESTRGLPRGI